One Cygnus atratus isolate AKBS03 ecotype Queensland, Australia chromosome 6, CAtr_DNAZoo_HiC_assembly, whole genome shotgun sequence DNA segment encodes these proteins:
- the SLC39A10 gene encoding zinc transporter ZIP10 isoform X2, producing the protein MNETEMKVHMHTKFCIICLLTFIFHQCNHCHEDGHDHGPEEERVHYHNYYQISEAPYHQNAGTESMPSKFSALEAENEQKYYIEKIFDRFGENGRLSFFGLEKLLISLGLGEVRVVVINHDDIGHDHVSHLYALDVQEGKHFHSHNHPHSHSDSENQTTVGMAAKRNHKCDHERDAALSSIKGDGKHIHDQSHHHHHHHPHLHHHLDHNGTHHSRNDSVGHSERGEQNHGPSTETNTTQDQRERKQRKQKKKRKKISETSGDTTQDYAPDHHPGDQYEHNRVHKHDHVHDASHMHVHHHEHSSDHSASHGHQDSSLGNEDGHHTSKREAPRKQMSVRKHTTFSARSHKDHNEDERDREECLNVTQLLQHYGLETSSPISPELFTYMCPALLYQIERRLCIVHYDELEDLMKSKTASIQNKDKTGASAWFCGIISITVISLLSLLGVILIPIINQWCFKFLLTFLVALAVGTMSGDALLHLLPHSHGGHNHSHHHGQGHIHEHRHSHRHAHAHGIGTEGFLEENDPVLKGLVALGGIYVLFIIEHCIRMYKHYNKQKSQQKWCKKKQTEESPIGRKLSDHKLNNRPDADWLQLKPLAGADDSVLSEDRLNETELTDLDGQLESPPKNFLSVEEENNMHHPHNDVLHAAQEHDVHDSEYDSHGEDKMIARKHSHHCHHKHSHHSHGHCHSGKDLKDTGIANIAWMVIMGDGIHNFSDGLAIGAAFSAGLTGGISTSIAVFCHELPHELGDFAVLLKAGMTVKQAIVYNLLSAMMAYIGMLIGTAVGQYANNITLWIFAVTAGMFLYVALVDMLPEMLHGDGDNEEHGYCPVGQFILQNLGLLLGFAIMLVIALYEDKIVLDIQF; encoded by the exons GAAACAGAGATGAAggtacacatgcacacaaaattttgcatcatttgtttgctgacatttatttttcatcagtgcAATCATTGCCATGAAGATGGACACGACCATGGTCCTGAAGAGGAACGTGTACACTACCATAATTACTATCAGATCTCAGAGGCACCCTACCACCAGAATGCAGGAACAGAATCTATGCCGAGTAAATTTTCAGCATTGGAAgctgaaaatgagcaaaaatactacattgaaaagatttttgatCGTTTTGGTGAAAATGGAAGATTATCCTTTTTTGGCCTGGAAAAACTGTTAATAAGCCTTGGTTTAGGAGAAGTAAGAGTAGTGGTGATAAATCACGATGATATTGGCCATGATCATGTTTCTCACCTATATGCTTTAGATGTACAGGAAGGAAAGCATTTTCACTCTCATAACCATCCTCATAGCCACTCAGATTCAGAAAATCAAACCACGGTTGGTATGGCTGCAAAGAGAAATCATAAATGTGACCATGAGAGAGATGCAGCACTGTCATCTATCAAAGGTGATGGGAAACATATTCATGACCAGAGTCACCATCACCATCATCACCATCCTCATCTGCATCATCATCTTGACCATAATGGTACGCATCATTCTCGCAATGATTCAGTTGGTCATAGTGAGCGTGGAGAACAGAACCATGGACCTTCAACAGAGACAAACACAACACAGGATCAGCGTGAAAGAAAACAACggaaacagaagaagaaacgAAAGAAAATCAGTGAGACTTCAGGAGATACTACGCAAGACTATGCTCCAGATCATCATCCAGGTGATCAGTATGAGCACAATCGTGTTCATAAACATGATCACGTACATGATGCATCTCATATGCATGTACACCATCATGAACACAGTAGTGATCATTCTGCTAGTCATGGACATCAAGATTCCAGTCTAGGTAACGAGGATGGACATCATACCAGCAAGCGAGAGGCACCTCGTAAGCAGATGAGTGTAAGAAAACACACTACTTTTTCAGCACGGAGTCATAAGGATCATAATGAAGATGAACGTGATCGTGAAGAG TGCTTGAATGTTACCCAGCTGCTACAACATTATGGTCTGGAAACCAGCTCTCCAATATCTCCTGAATTGTTTACATACATGTGTCCTGCTCTGCTATACCAAATTGAGAGGCGGCTTTGTATTGTACATTATGATGAGCTTGAAGATCTTATGAAAAGTAAAACTGCATCAATTCAGAATAAAGATAAAACAGGTGCTTCAG CCTGGTTTTGTGGTATCATCTCTATCACCGTCATTAGCCTGCTTTCCTTGCTAGGTGTGATCTTGATTCCCATCATTAACCAATGGTGCTTCAAATTTCTTCTAACTTTCTTGGTAGCTCTGGCTGTAGGAACAATGAGTGGAGATGCTCTACTCCATCTGTTGCCACAT TCACATGGAGGCCACAACCACAGCCACCACCATGGCCAAGGTCACATTCATGAACACAGGCATTCTCATCGACATGCCCACGCACATGGAATAGGGACTGAAGGCTTTCTAGAAGAAAATGATCCAGTGTTGAAAGGTCTTGTGGCACTCGGAGGCATTTATGTTTTGTTCATCATTGAACATTGTATAAGAATGTACAAGCATTACAATAAACAAAAG agTCAGCAGAAATGgtgcaagaaaaaacagactgaagaatCACCAATTGGAAGGAAACTCTCAGATCACAAATTAAATAATAGACCAGATGCTGACTGGCTTCAGCTCAAACCCCTTGCAG GAGCAGATGACTCGGTTTTATCTGAAGATCGACTTAATGAAACTGAACTGACTGACTTAGATGGCCAGCTGGAATCCCCTCCCAAAAACTTTTTGTctgtagaagaagaaaacaacatgcACCATCCTCACAATGATGTTTTACATGCTGCTCAAGAGCATGATGTTCACGATTCAGAGTACGACAGCCATGGTGAAGATAAAATGATAGCTAGGAAACACAGTCACCACTGCCATCACAAACATTCGCATCATTCCCATGGCCACTGTCATTCTGGAAAAGACCTGAAAGATACAGGGATAGCTAATATTGCTTGGATGGTAATTATGGGAGATGGAATTCACAACTTCAGTGACGGCTTAGCAATAG gagcAGCTTTTAGTGCTGGACTGACAGGAGGAATCAGTACATCTATAGCAGTATTTTGTCACGAGCTTCCCCATGAATTAG GTGATTTTGCTGTGCTTCTTAAAGCTGGTATGACGGTAAAGCAAGCTATCGTGTACAACCTCCTGTCTGCCATGATGGCTTATATAGGGATGCTGATAGGCACAGCAGTGGGACAGTACGCGAACAACATCACCTTGTGGATCTTCGCGGTCACTGCAGGCATGTTCCTTTATGTGGCACTGGTTGATATG cttCCAGAAATGCTTCATGGAGATGGAGATAATGAAGAGCATGGCTATTGTCCTGTGGGACAGTTCATTCTTCAGAATCTAGGCCTGCTTCTTGGATTTGCCATCATGCTGGTGATTGCCCTCTATGAAGATAAAATTGTGCTTGACATCCAGTTTTGA
- the SLC39A10 gene encoding zinc transporter ZIP10 isoform X3: MKVHMHTKFCIICLLTFIFHQCNHCHEDGHDHGPEEERVHYHNYYQISEAPYHQNAGTESMPSKFSALEAENEQKYYIEKIFDRFGENGRLSFFGLEKLLISLGLGEVRVVVINHDDIGHDHVSHLYALDVQEGKHFHSHNHPHSHSDSENQTTVGMAAKRNHKCDHERDAALSSIKGDGKHIHDQSHHHHHHHPHLHHHLDHNGTHHSRNDSVGHSERGEQNHGPSTETNTTQDQRERKQRKQKKKRKKISETSGDTTQDYAPDHHPGDQYEHNRVHKHDHVHDASHMHVHHHEHSSDHSASHGHQDSSLGNEDGHHTSKREAPRKQMSVRKHTTFSARSHKDHNEDERDREECLNVTQLLQHYGLETSSPISPELFTYMCPALLYQIERRLCIVHYDELEDLMKSKTASIQNKDKTGASAWFCGIISITVISLLSLLGVILIPIINQWCFKFLLTFLVALAVGTMSGDALLHLLPHSHGGHNHSHHHGQGHIHEHRHSHRHAHAHGIGTEGFLEENDPVLKGLVALGGIYVLFIIEHCIRMYKHYNKQKSQQKWCKKKQTEESPIGRKLSDHKLNNRPDADWLQLKPLAGADDSVLSEDRLNETELTDLDGQLESPPKNFLSVEEENNMHHPHNDVLHAAQEHDVHDSEYDSHGEDKMIARKHSHHCHHKHSHHSHGHCHSGKDLKDTGIANIAWMVIMGDGIHNFSDGLAIGAAFSAGLTGGISTSIAVFCHELPHELGDFAVLLKAGMTVKQAIVYNLLSAMMAYIGMLIGTAVGQYANNITLWIFAVTAGMFLYVALVDMLPEMLHGDGDNEEHGYCPVGQFILQNLGLLLGFAIMLVIALYEDKIVLDIQF, from the exons ATGAAggtacacatgcacacaaaattttgcatcatttgtttgctgacatttatttttcatcagtgcAATCATTGCCATGAAGATGGACACGACCATGGTCCTGAAGAGGAACGTGTACACTACCATAATTACTATCAGATCTCAGAGGCACCCTACCACCAGAATGCAGGAACAGAATCTATGCCGAGTAAATTTTCAGCATTGGAAgctgaaaatgagcaaaaatactacattgaaaagatttttgatCGTTTTGGTGAAAATGGAAGATTATCCTTTTTTGGCCTGGAAAAACTGTTAATAAGCCTTGGTTTAGGAGAAGTAAGAGTAGTGGTGATAAATCACGATGATATTGGCCATGATCATGTTTCTCACCTATATGCTTTAGATGTACAGGAAGGAAAGCATTTTCACTCTCATAACCATCCTCATAGCCACTCAGATTCAGAAAATCAAACCACGGTTGGTATGGCTGCAAAGAGAAATCATAAATGTGACCATGAGAGAGATGCAGCACTGTCATCTATCAAAGGTGATGGGAAACATATTCATGACCAGAGTCACCATCACCATCATCACCATCCTCATCTGCATCATCATCTTGACCATAATGGTACGCATCATTCTCGCAATGATTCAGTTGGTCATAGTGAGCGTGGAGAACAGAACCATGGACCTTCAACAGAGACAAACACAACACAGGATCAGCGTGAAAGAAAACAACggaaacagaagaagaaacgAAAGAAAATCAGTGAGACTTCAGGAGATACTACGCAAGACTATGCTCCAGATCATCATCCAGGTGATCAGTATGAGCACAATCGTGTTCATAAACATGATCACGTACATGATGCATCTCATATGCATGTACACCATCATGAACACAGTAGTGATCATTCTGCTAGTCATGGACATCAAGATTCCAGTCTAGGTAACGAGGATGGACATCATACCAGCAAGCGAGAGGCACCTCGTAAGCAGATGAGTGTAAGAAAACACACTACTTTTTCAGCACGGAGTCATAAGGATCATAATGAAGATGAACGTGATCGTGAAGAG TGCTTGAATGTTACCCAGCTGCTACAACATTATGGTCTGGAAACCAGCTCTCCAATATCTCCTGAATTGTTTACATACATGTGTCCTGCTCTGCTATACCAAATTGAGAGGCGGCTTTGTATTGTACATTATGATGAGCTTGAAGATCTTATGAAAAGTAAAACTGCATCAATTCAGAATAAAGATAAAACAGGTGCTTCAG CCTGGTTTTGTGGTATCATCTCTATCACCGTCATTAGCCTGCTTTCCTTGCTAGGTGTGATCTTGATTCCCATCATTAACCAATGGTGCTTCAAATTTCTTCTAACTTTCTTGGTAGCTCTGGCTGTAGGAACAATGAGTGGAGATGCTCTACTCCATCTGTTGCCACAT TCACATGGAGGCCACAACCACAGCCACCACCATGGCCAAGGTCACATTCATGAACACAGGCATTCTCATCGACATGCCCACGCACATGGAATAGGGACTGAAGGCTTTCTAGAAGAAAATGATCCAGTGTTGAAAGGTCTTGTGGCACTCGGAGGCATTTATGTTTTGTTCATCATTGAACATTGTATAAGAATGTACAAGCATTACAATAAACAAAAG agTCAGCAGAAATGgtgcaagaaaaaacagactgaagaatCACCAATTGGAAGGAAACTCTCAGATCACAAATTAAATAATAGACCAGATGCTGACTGGCTTCAGCTCAAACCCCTTGCAG GAGCAGATGACTCGGTTTTATCTGAAGATCGACTTAATGAAACTGAACTGACTGACTTAGATGGCCAGCTGGAATCCCCTCCCAAAAACTTTTTGTctgtagaagaagaaaacaacatgcACCATCCTCACAATGATGTTTTACATGCTGCTCAAGAGCATGATGTTCACGATTCAGAGTACGACAGCCATGGTGAAGATAAAATGATAGCTAGGAAACACAGTCACCACTGCCATCACAAACATTCGCATCATTCCCATGGCCACTGTCATTCTGGAAAAGACCTGAAAGATACAGGGATAGCTAATATTGCTTGGATGGTAATTATGGGAGATGGAATTCACAACTTCAGTGACGGCTTAGCAATAG gagcAGCTTTTAGTGCTGGACTGACAGGAGGAATCAGTACATCTATAGCAGTATTTTGTCACGAGCTTCCCCATGAATTAG GTGATTTTGCTGTGCTTCTTAAAGCTGGTATGACGGTAAAGCAAGCTATCGTGTACAACCTCCTGTCTGCCATGATGGCTTATATAGGGATGCTGATAGGCACAGCAGTGGGACAGTACGCGAACAACATCACCTTGTGGATCTTCGCGGTCACTGCAGGCATGTTCCTTTATGTGGCACTGGTTGATATG cttCCAGAAATGCTTCATGGAGATGGAGATAATGAAGAGCATGGCTATTGTCCTGTGGGACAGTTCATTCTTCAGAATCTAGGCCTGCTTCTTGGATTTGCCATCATGCTGGTGATTGCCCTCTATGAAGATAAAATTGTGCTTGACATCCAGTTTTGA
- the SLC39A10 gene encoding zinc transporter ZIP10 isoform X1 has protein sequence MFQRETEMKVHMHTKFCIICLLTFIFHQCNHCHEDGHDHGPEEERVHYHNYYQISEAPYHQNAGTESMPSKFSALEAENEQKYYIEKIFDRFGENGRLSFFGLEKLLISLGLGEVRVVVINHDDIGHDHVSHLYALDVQEGKHFHSHNHPHSHSDSENQTTVGMAAKRNHKCDHERDAALSSIKGDGKHIHDQSHHHHHHHPHLHHHLDHNGTHHSRNDSVGHSERGEQNHGPSTETNTTQDQRERKQRKQKKKRKKISETSGDTTQDYAPDHHPGDQYEHNRVHKHDHVHDASHMHVHHHEHSSDHSASHGHQDSSLGNEDGHHTSKREAPRKQMSVRKHTTFSARSHKDHNEDERDREECLNVTQLLQHYGLETSSPISPELFTYMCPALLYQIERRLCIVHYDELEDLMKSKTASIQNKDKTGASAWFCGIISITVISLLSLLGVILIPIINQWCFKFLLTFLVALAVGTMSGDALLHLLPHSHGGHNHSHHHGQGHIHEHRHSHRHAHAHGIGTEGFLEENDPVLKGLVALGGIYVLFIIEHCIRMYKHYNKQKSQQKWCKKKQTEESPIGRKLSDHKLNNRPDADWLQLKPLAGADDSVLSEDRLNETELTDLDGQLESPPKNFLSVEEENNMHHPHNDVLHAAQEHDVHDSEYDSHGEDKMIARKHSHHCHHKHSHHSHGHCHSGKDLKDTGIANIAWMVIMGDGIHNFSDGLAIGAAFSAGLTGGISTSIAVFCHELPHELGDFAVLLKAGMTVKQAIVYNLLSAMMAYIGMLIGTAVGQYANNITLWIFAVTAGMFLYVALVDMLPEMLHGDGDNEEHGYCPVGQFILQNLGLLLGFAIMLVIALYEDKIVLDIQF, from the exons GAAACAGAGATGAAggtacacatgcacacaaaattttgcatcatttgtttgctgacatttatttttcatcagtgcAATCATTGCCATGAAGATGGACACGACCATGGTCCTGAAGAGGAACGTGTACACTACCATAATTACTATCAGATCTCAGAGGCACCCTACCACCAGAATGCAGGAACAGAATCTATGCCGAGTAAATTTTCAGCATTGGAAgctgaaaatgagcaaaaatactacattgaaaagatttttgatCGTTTTGGTGAAAATGGAAGATTATCCTTTTTTGGCCTGGAAAAACTGTTAATAAGCCTTGGTTTAGGAGAAGTAAGAGTAGTGGTGATAAATCACGATGATATTGGCCATGATCATGTTTCTCACCTATATGCTTTAGATGTACAGGAAGGAAAGCATTTTCACTCTCATAACCATCCTCATAGCCACTCAGATTCAGAAAATCAAACCACGGTTGGTATGGCTGCAAAGAGAAATCATAAATGTGACCATGAGAGAGATGCAGCACTGTCATCTATCAAAGGTGATGGGAAACATATTCATGACCAGAGTCACCATCACCATCATCACCATCCTCATCTGCATCATCATCTTGACCATAATGGTACGCATCATTCTCGCAATGATTCAGTTGGTCATAGTGAGCGTGGAGAACAGAACCATGGACCTTCAACAGAGACAAACACAACACAGGATCAGCGTGAAAGAAAACAACggaaacagaagaagaaacgAAAGAAAATCAGTGAGACTTCAGGAGATACTACGCAAGACTATGCTCCAGATCATCATCCAGGTGATCAGTATGAGCACAATCGTGTTCATAAACATGATCACGTACATGATGCATCTCATATGCATGTACACCATCATGAACACAGTAGTGATCATTCTGCTAGTCATGGACATCAAGATTCCAGTCTAGGTAACGAGGATGGACATCATACCAGCAAGCGAGAGGCACCTCGTAAGCAGATGAGTGTAAGAAAACACACTACTTTTTCAGCACGGAGTCATAAGGATCATAATGAAGATGAACGTGATCGTGAAGAG TGCTTGAATGTTACCCAGCTGCTACAACATTATGGTCTGGAAACCAGCTCTCCAATATCTCCTGAATTGTTTACATACATGTGTCCTGCTCTGCTATACCAAATTGAGAGGCGGCTTTGTATTGTACATTATGATGAGCTTGAAGATCTTATGAAAAGTAAAACTGCATCAATTCAGAATAAAGATAAAACAGGTGCTTCAG CCTGGTTTTGTGGTATCATCTCTATCACCGTCATTAGCCTGCTTTCCTTGCTAGGTGTGATCTTGATTCCCATCATTAACCAATGGTGCTTCAAATTTCTTCTAACTTTCTTGGTAGCTCTGGCTGTAGGAACAATGAGTGGAGATGCTCTACTCCATCTGTTGCCACAT TCACATGGAGGCCACAACCACAGCCACCACCATGGCCAAGGTCACATTCATGAACACAGGCATTCTCATCGACATGCCCACGCACATGGAATAGGGACTGAAGGCTTTCTAGAAGAAAATGATCCAGTGTTGAAAGGTCTTGTGGCACTCGGAGGCATTTATGTTTTGTTCATCATTGAACATTGTATAAGAATGTACAAGCATTACAATAAACAAAAG agTCAGCAGAAATGgtgcaagaaaaaacagactgaagaatCACCAATTGGAAGGAAACTCTCAGATCACAAATTAAATAATAGACCAGATGCTGACTGGCTTCAGCTCAAACCCCTTGCAG GAGCAGATGACTCGGTTTTATCTGAAGATCGACTTAATGAAACTGAACTGACTGACTTAGATGGCCAGCTGGAATCCCCTCCCAAAAACTTTTTGTctgtagaagaagaaaacaacatgcACCATCCTCACAATGATGTTTTACATGCTGCTCAAGAGCATGATGTTCACGATTCAGAGTACGACAGCCATGGTGAAGATAAAATGATAGCTAGGAAACACAGTCACCACTGCCATCACAAACATTCGCATCATTCCCATGGCCACTGTCATTCTGGAAAAGACCTGAAAGATACAGGGATAGCTAATATTGCTTGGATGGTAATTATGGGAGATGGAATTCACAACTTCAGTGACGGCTTAGCAATAG gagcAGCTTTTAGTGCTGGACTGACAGGAGGAATCAGTACATCTATAGCAGTATTTTGTCACGAGCTTCCCCATGAATTAG GTGATTTTGCTGTGCTTCTTAAAGCTGGTATGACGGTAAAGCAAGCTATCGTGTACAACCTCCTGTCTGCCATGATGGCTTATATAGGGATGCTGATAGGCACAGCAGTGGGACAGTACGCGAACAACATCACCTTGTGGATCTTCGCGGTCACTGCAGGCATGTTCCTTTATGTGGCACTGGTTGATATG cttCCAGAAATGCTTCATGGAGATGGAGATAATGAAGAGCATGGCTATTGTCCTGTGGGACAGTTCATTCTTCAGAATCTAGGCCTGCTTCTTGGATTTGCCATCATGCTGGTGATTGCCCTCTATGAAGATAAAATTGTGCTTGACATCCAGTTTTGA
- the SLC39A10 gene encoding zinc transporter ZIP10 isoform X6: MKVHMHTKFCIICLLTFIFHQCNHCHEDGHDHGPEEERVHYHNYYQISEAPYHQNAGTESMPSKFSALEAENEQKYYIEKIFDRFGENGRLSFFGLEKLLISLGLGEVRVVVINHDDIGHDHVSHLYALDVQEGKHFHSHNHPHSHSDSENQTTVGMAAKRNHKCDHERDAALSSIKGDGKHIHDQSHHHHHHHPHLHHHLDHNGTHHSRNDSVGHSERGEQNHGPSTETNTTQDQRERKQRKQKKKRKKISETSGDTTQDYAPDHHPGDQYEHNRVHKHDHVHDASHMHVHHHEHSSDHSASHGHQDSSLGNEDGHHTSKREAPRKQMSVRKHTTFSARSHKDHNEDERDREECLNVTQLLQHYGLETSSPISPELFTYMCPALLYQIERRLCIVHYDELEDLMKSKTASIQNKDKTGASALAVGTMSGDALLHLLPHSHGGHNHSHHHGQGHIHEHRHSHRHAHAHGIGTEGFLEENDPVLKGLVALGGIYVLFIIEHCIRMYKHYNKQKSQQKWCKKKQTEESPIGRKLSDHKLNNRPDADWLQLKPLAGADDSVLSEDRLNETELTDLDGQLESPPKNFLSVEEENNMHHPHNDVLHAAQEHDVHDSEYDSHGEDKMIARKHSHHCHHKHSHHSHGHCHSGKDLKDTGIANIAWMVIMGDGIHNFSDGLAIGAAFSAGLTGGISTSIAVFCHELPHELGDFAVLLKAGMTVKQAIVYNLLSAMMAYIGMLIGTAVGQYANNITLWIFAVTAGMFLYVALVDMLPEMLHGDGDNEEHGYCPVGQFILQNLGLLLGFAIMLVIALYEDKIVLDIQF; the protein is encoded by the exons ATGAAggtacacatgcacacaaaattttgcatcatttgtttgctgacatttatttttcatcagtgcAATCATTGCCATGAAGATGGACACGACCATGGTCCTGAAGAGGAACGTGTACACTACCATAATTACTATCAGATCTCAGAGGCACCCTACCACCAGAATGCAGGAACAGAATCTATGCCGAGTAAATTTTCAGCATTGGAAgctgaaaatgagcaaaaatactacattgaaaagatttttgatCGTTTTGGTGAAAATGGAAGATTATCCTTTTTTGGCCTGGAAAAACTGTTAATAAGCCTTGGTTTAGGAGAAGTAAGAGTAGTGGTGATAAATCACGATGATATTGGCCATGATCATGTTTCTCACCTATATGCTTTAGATGTACAGGAAGGAAAGCATTTTCACTCTCATAACCATCCTCATAGCCACTCAGATTCAGAAAATCAAACCACGGTTGGTATGGCTGCAAAGAGAAATCATAAATGTGACCATGAGAGAGATGCAGCACTGTCATCTATCAAAGGTGATGGGAAACATATTCATGACCAGAGTCACCATCACCATCATCACCATCCTCATCTGCATCATCATCTTGACCATAATGGTACGCATCATTCTCGCAATGATTCAGTTGGTCATAGTGAGCGTGGAGAACAGAACCATGGACCTTCAACAGAGACAAACACAACACAGGATCAGCGTGAAAGAAAACAACggaaacagaagaagaaacgAAAGAAAATCAGTGAGACTTCAGGAGATACTACGCAAGACTATGCTCCAGATCATCATCCAGGTGATCAGTATGAGCACAATCGTGTTCATAAACATGATCACGTACATGATGCATCTCATATGCATGTACACCATCATGAACACAGTAGTGATCATTCTGCTAGTCATGGACATCAAGATTCCAGTCTAGGTAACGAGGATGGACATCATACCAGCAAGCGAGAGGCACCTCGTAAGCAGATGAGTGTAAGAAAACACACTACTTTTTCAGCACGGAGTCATAAGGATCATAATGAAGATGAACGTGATCGTGAAGAG TGCTTGAATGTTACCCAGCTGCTACAACATTATGGTCTGGAAACCAGCTCTCCAATATCTCCTGAATTGTTTACATACATGTGTCCTGCTCTGCTATACCAAATTGAGAGGCGGCTTTGTATTGTACATTATGATGAGCTTGAAGATCTTATGAAAAGTAAAACTGCATCAATTCAGAATAAAGATAAAACAGGTGCTTCAG CTCTGGCTGTAGGAACAATGAGTGGAGATGCTCTACTCCATCTGTTGCCACAT TCACATGGAGGCCACAACCACAGCCACCACCATGGCCAAGGTCACATTCATGAACACAGGCATTCTCATCGACATGCCCACGCACATGGAATAGGGACTGAAGGCTTTCTAGAAGAAAATGATCCAGTGTTGAAAGGTCTTGTGGCACTCGGAGGCATTTATGTTTTGTTCATCATTGAACATTGTATAAGAATGTACAAGCATTACAATAAACAAAAG agTCAGCAGAAATGgtgcaagaaaaaacagactgaagaatCACCAATTGGAAGGAAACTCTCAGATCACAAATTAAATAATAGACCAGATGCTGACTGGCTTCAGCTCAAACCCCTTGCAG GAGCAGATGACTCGGTTTTATCTGAAGATCGACTTAATGAAACTGAACTGACTGACTTAGATGGCCAGCTGGAATCCCCTCCCAAAAACTTTTTGTctgtagaagaagaaaacaacatgcACCATCCTCACAATGATGTTTTACATGCTGCTCAAGAGCATGATGTTCACGATTCAGAGTACGACAGCCATGGTGAAGATAAAATGATAGCTAGGAAACACAGTCACCACTGCCATCACAAACATTCGCATCATTCCCATGGCCACTGTCATTCTGGAAAAGACCTGAAAGATACAGGGATAGCTAATATTGCTTGGATGGTAATTATGGGAGATGGAATTCACAACTTCAGTGACGGCTTAGCAATAG gagcAGCTTTTAGTGCTGGACTGACAGGAGGAATCAGTACATCTATAGCAGTATTTTGTCACGAGCTTCCCCATGAATTAG GTGATTTTGCTGTGCTTCTTAAAGCTGGTATGACGGTAAAGCAAGCTATCGTGTACAACCTCCTGTCTGCCATGATGGCTTATATAGGGATGCTGATAGGCACAGCAGTGGGACAGTACGCGAACAACATCACCTTGTGGATCTTCGCGGTCACTGCAGGCATGTTCCTTTATGTGGCACTGGTTGATATG cttCCAGAAATGCTTCATGGAGATGGAGATAATGAAGAGCATGGCTATTGTCCTGTGGGACAGTTCATTCTTCAGAATCTAGGCCTGCTTCTTGGATTTGCCATCATGCTGGTGATTGCCCTCTATGAAGATAAAATTGTGCTTGACATCCAGTTTTGA